In one window of Maribacter sp. BPC-D8 DNA:
- a CDS encoding glutaminase yields the protein MIDFQRILTSINEAASHEKDKGKIADYIPELAKIDVDNFGIHLIDIQQNNFSAGKSDEQFSIQSISKVLSLSMALGKIGEKVWKRVDVEPSGDPFNHLSLLELENGIPRNPLINPGAIVIADILISQLKNPKEEFLAFVQNIANDDSIAYDVEVAKSEKQTGFRNFAAANLLKSYGNLKNDVDVVLDFYFHQCSLSMSCAQLTNTFYMFMNHGKCRRNNAFLTLTQVKRINAIMLTCGFYDEAGEFAFEVGLPGKSGVGGGIVAFLPNKFCVATWSPGLNPKGNSKLGMLALEKLTTETELSIF from the coding sequence ATGATAGATTTTCAACGTATTCTTACCTCAATTAATGAAGCTGCATCTCATGAAAAGGATAAAGGTAAGATTGCAGATTATATACCTGAATTAGCAAAAATTGATGTTGACAATTTCGGTATTCATTTGATAGATATTCAACAAAATAATTTTTCTGCCGGAAAATCTGACGAACAATTTTCTATTCAAAGTATCTCGAAGGTCTTATCGCTTTCTATGGCATTAGGAAAAATAGGAGAAAAAGTTTGGAAACGTGTAGATGTTGAACCTTCTGGAGACCCTTTCAATCACCTGTCTTTGCTAGAATTAGAAAACGGAATTCCAAGAAATCCGTTGATAAATCCTGGTGCAATTGTCATTGCTGATATTTTGATTTCTCAGTTAAAAAATCCTAAGGAAGAATTCTTAGCTTTCGTTCAAAACATTGCGAATGATGATAGTATAGCTTATGATGTAGAAGTAGCAAAGTCTGAAAAGCAAACAGGATTCAGAAATTTTGCAGCTGCTAACCTTTTAAAATCCTACGGAAATCTAAAAAACGACGTAGATGTAGTATTAGATTTTTACTTTCATCAATGCTCGCTTAGCATGAGTTGTGCGCAATTAACAAATACGTTCTACATGTTTATGAATCATGGTAAATGTAGAAGAAATAATGCGTTCTTAACTTTAACTCAGGTAAAACGTATTAATGCAATAATGTTGACTTGCGGGTTTTATGATGAAGCCGGCGAATTTGCTTTTGAAGTTGGACTACCTGGCAAAAGTGGTGTTGGCGGTGGTATCGTTGCCTTTCTCCCAAATAAATTCTGTGTAGCAACATGGTCTCCGGGACTCAACCCTAAAGGAAATTCTAAATTAGGAATGCTTGCTTTAGAAAAATTAACTACAGAAACTGAACTTTCTATTTTTTGA